From a single Arachis hypogaea cultivar Tifrunner chromosome 3, arahy.Tifrunner.gnm2.J5K5, whole genome shotgun sequence genomic region:
- the LOC140181746 gene encoding uncharacterized protein, with protein sequence MMMARTASYVPKTDPVPSFSLGLTDSSQEGASAQETEKAKSLETANLLEQLDDLVQKIARNAAKEESKSPQIQRETGGESSGRFETPAGINENTDDMKQKYYIWGTRVKTYADGRTNEYENMCTLMAKDKYILTKMHIASLQPATYIEAEIVSAMCLIMNQTNDKRFQEQVYCLPPDIVNMAISKHPNGEFISPRTNKEFKVEDYPSFIPFIDAKKLTLHPYIFASVCHADHWWLWVIDTKKRRFHILDPLHKKAPSDQRKKLNKFTGYVISRMRAYVGGEPLKKGEKEKEIKASYVKISGQKSTYDCAIYVMKWLELIEPENIKKGKYEWDNWKQDEVDHYRVEYASRILFSEMSKERDEAIRASNAIRLSKPSSVLLSPFCQINSTDIENE encoded by the exons atgatgatggcacggacagcatcctatgttcctaaaacagatccagtgccatcattcagccttggcttgactgattcaagccaggagggaGCGTCAGCGCAGGAGACAGAAAAGGCAAAATCTTTAGAAACTGCAAATTTGCTAGAACAATTAGACGATTTGGTAcaaaaaatagcaagaaatgcagcgaaagaagaaagtaaaagtccacaaattcaaagggagactgggggagaaagttctgggAGGTTTGAAACTCCTGCGGGGATAAATGAGAATACGGATGATATGAAACAGAAGTACTACATTTGGGGGACGCGAGTGAAGACATACGCAGATGGCAGAACTAACGAGTATGAAAACATGTGCACTTTGATGGCCAAAGATAAATACATTTTGACAAAAATGCACATTGCATCACTCCAGCCAGCAACTTATATAGAAgctgag attgtatctgctaTGTGCCTCATCATGAACCAGACAAATGATAAAAGGTTTCAAGAACaagtatactgtctcccccccgatattgtg AACATGGCTATTTCGAAGCACCCAAACGGGGAATTCATATCACCTAGAACCAATAAAGAATTCAAGGTGGAAGATTACCCAAGTTTTATTCCCTTCATAGatgcaaaaaaattaactttgcatccatat atttttgcatCTGTTTGCCACGCGGAccattggtggttatgggtgaTTGATACAAAAAAGCGGAGATTTcatatacttgacccgctacacaagaAAGCTCCAAGCGATCAGAGAAAAAagcttaataaattcact ggatatgtaatttCAAGAATGAGAGCATATGTTGGCGGGGAACCTCTGAAGAAaggcgagaaggagaaggaaattaaagcatcatacgtcaaaatatcaggccaaaaatcaac atatgactgcgctatctacgttatgaaatggcttgagttaattgagccggaaaacattaaaaaggggaagtatgaatgggataattggaaacag gacgaggtggaccactatagagtggagtatgcttcgcggatactattcagtgaaaTGAGTAAAGAGAGAGATGAAGCAATTAGAGCGagtaatgcaataagactgtcgaagccatcctccgtattattgagtccgttttgtcagataaattctactgatatagaaaatgagtaa
- the LOC112789114 gene encoding auxin-induced protein X10A-like — MGFRLPAIRRASSAVSQESSKAVEVPKGYLAVYVGDKMKWFVIPISYLNQPLFQELLSQAEEEFGYDHPMGGLTIPCKEDAFMDLITSRLNGL; from the coding sequence ATGGGCTTTCGCTTACCAGCTATTAGAAGAGCATCATCTGCTGTTAGCCAAGAATCTTCCAAAGCTGTGGAAGTTCCGAAAGGCTATCTCGCAGTCTATGTTGGAGACAAAATGAAGTGGTTTGTGATTCcaatttcatatttaaatcaaccTTTGTTTCAAGAGTTACTAAGCCAAGCAgaagaagaatttggatatgaTCATCCAATGGGAGGTCTCACTATTCCTTGCAAAGAGGATGCTTTCATGGACCTCATCACTTCTCGCTTGAATGGATTATAA
- the LOC140182886 gene encoding auxin-responsive protein SAUR21-like → MAIRLPSSVIHAKRVLSRSLSGGKKVSGNVQKGYLAVYVGEEEQKKRYMVPISYLHEPAFQQLLSEADEEFGFNHSMGGLTIPCSEDIFCSVTSHLKS, encoded by the coding sequence ATGGCTATTCGTTTGCCTTCTTCGGTGATCCATGCTAAACGTGTCCTCAGCCGGTCTCTTTCAGGTGGCAAAAAAGTGTCTGGAAATGTGCAAAAAGGGTATCTTGCAGTGTATGTTGGAGAAGAGGAGCAAAAGAAGAGATATATGGTTCCTATATCATACTTGCATGAACCTGCTTTTCAACAATTGCTAAGTGAAGCCGACGAAGAATTTGGATTTAATCACTCAATGGGAGGTCTAACAATTCCTTGCAGTGAAGACATCTTTTGCAGTGTGACTTCTCATTTAAAAAGTTAG
- the LOC140182887 gene encoding auxin-induced protein 15A-like, which yields MGFRLPGISKSTQVTSKCGEVPKGYLVVYVGENMKRFVIPIAYLNQPSFQDLLSKAEEEFGYVHPMGGLTIPCREDMFLDIISVLA from the coding sequence ATGGGCTTCCGTTTACCTGGTATCAGCAAATCTACACAAGTAACCTCAAAGTGTGGAGAAGTCCCAAAAGGGTATCTTGTAGTGTAtgtgggagaaaacatgaagaggTTTGTGATTCCAATAGCATACTTGAACCAACCTTCTTTTCAAGACTTGCTGAGTAAAGCAGAAGAAGAATTCGGATATGTTCATCCGATGGGTGGCCTCACAATTCCATGCAGAGAAGATATGTTCTTAGATATCATATCAGTTCTGGCTTAA